The Saprospiraceae bacterium genomic interval TACGAAATCAGCCAGATGAATTTATCAAATACTGAATTAGTAGTCCTCTCTGCATGTGAAACAGGCCTCGGCAACATACAAGGAAATGAAGGGGTGTATGGATTACAACGTGCATTTAAAATTGCAGGTGCAAAATACCTGATCATGAGTTTATGGCAGGTGCCCGATAAACAAACTTCGATGCTGATGATTACATTCTATAAAAAATGGCTCGAAGCCGAAAGTTCGCCAACCGGCGAAAAGAAGATGAGCATTCCGGATGCTTTTCATGCAGCCCAAAAGGAATTGCGGGATTTAGGATTCGATCCATATCAGTGGGCAGGATTTGTATTAATTGAATAATCACACACTCACACACACACTCACACACACACACTCACACACACACACACACTCACACACACACTCATGCTGGATTCGGGCAGGATTTGTTTTGATAGAATAGACTTCACGTTAGCCAAAAAATCAAACTCGGCGGAGCTCGCTTGCCCCATCAGTACTGATGGGGTCGGTTCGCTGACGATTTACATGAAGATTAATTTAAGACCAATTTTGAGGCTCCTTATTAAATCCGCAGTTGTTAAAAAAGGAATCAAATTCCATTATTTACTTTTCTCAATCATTTTCAACAATTGATCCACTTTTTGTTCAAGTGTCTGAATTCTGTTTTCCTGTTCCTGAATAGCTTTAATCGCAAGAACGCTTAAAGCACTATAATCCAACATATAAATATCTTCACCTGTTTTGTCATTCATTGATTTACTAACAGCCTGCGGAAAAATTTTATACACCTGCTGTGCCAAAAGTCCTATGTTTTCCTTCTCTCTGGATTCATCGTGTATATAATTATAGGATACAGGTTCCAGGTTCATTATTGATGGAAGTACTGTATTCAGAGACTTTACATTCTCTTTTTCGCGCATATCGCTTAATTGAGTATAAGCCCCAGAAGTGTGATCAAATTTGCCAAGATTACTTCCGTTGTAGTACAGATTTAAATCGCCATTTTGGCTGTGGTAAATTTCCCAACTCTCCGTTTGACCTGCACGGTTGATCCCAATGCCAAATGATCCTGGTTGTGATATATAAAGTGGAAATGAATTTGCCTGCGGAGCATTAACATCACCTGCCAATATTTTGTCGCTGTACAATACACCCCATCCTGCATTATTCACTAACATTCCTGCCTGTGCATTGCCGGAATGGTCAAATACAGTTACTGCCCCGGTATTTTCGTTTCCAGTCTCCCAATTAGGGCCAATTTTCACATTAACGTTTTCATTTTGTCCGTAGGTTTCGATAATACCCGTTTTATCATTAAATAAGTCCCTTCCGATGAAACTTATCGGATTGCCATTCAAAGGATTCACAATAAAGTAACCAAACTGGCTTGAATAGCTTACCAGTTCTCCTGTACTCCACCGTACCTGATATTCACCGTCAACAAACATTTCGCCATATCCCAATTCATTTACTTCCATTCCGGCACATGGTAAACTTAAATCATCCAATACTCCAATACCCCCATAATCAACATTGCTATGATGAACCGGGGTGCCTATATATGTATTGAGTGAGTTTTCTCCATAAGTGTTGATAATTCCATAGTCCTTAAATCCGCCACAAAAGATTCTGTGTTCGTCTCCATAATTCAATTCAAAATATCCCGACCTCAGTTCATCCTGGTGAAAATTTACATAAGGAAATCCCTGGTCAAATAGCTGCAAGGTGCCGGATTTAGCAGGTAAATCACTCTGACCGAGATAGACGGTTTGAAAATTTACCTGATTGTGCATTTGCAATGCATTTCCATTGATTGCCAACCTTTCAATAGCCTGAGGTAAACCAACGTCTTCTTTCTGATACAATCCCTGAGGGCCAAATTCCATTTTTCTGTATCCATCGGTACTCTCCATACCAAACGCATTAT includes:
- a CDS encoding tail fiber domain-containing protein → MRYINFILFLLITVSTSSAQAPYSFNYQGVARDLNNNIIANKTIGLQFELFSGGNPGNVVFRETHQVQTSSTGVFNLRIGEGNQSLGSLTTLDWSKQKYSLLVGMDVLGGSQYVQVGSSPLVSVPFALHATTVENNDDADADPANEMQFLVFDTTSKVLSISGMNSVDLSVLKGNGTLGSDDQLLQLNGSILSIEDGNMVDLKPLASPWTKEVNNGLSYLAGTVFTESQTVGTSLHVGHNQPSRVNITPSGILADNVNGNGTFSELFSNRLKFNASGSNVLSQLSLDSLHIAKPNSGYFTTISDFSHVLKSQTAEHHMFSNGSYMTENQKNILISPERLHLNDPSNLSTSLHNGILYFADGEEQNLNKSSLLSIDSLQLFSKGVGLLFDSKATLKDYQLEIEFGPNSSKNNAFGMESTDGYRKMEFGPQGLYQKEDVGLPQAIERLAINGNALQMHNQVNFQTVYLGQSDLPAKSGTLQLFDQGFPYVNFHQDELRSGYFELNYGDEHRIFCGGFKDYGIINTYGENSLNTYIGTPVHHSNVDYGGIGVLDDLSLPCAGMEVNELGYGEMFVDGEYQVRWSTGELVSYSSQFGYFIVNPLNGNPISFIGRDLFNDKTGIIETYGQNENVNVKIGPNWETGNENTGAVTVFDHSGNAQAGMLVNNAGWGVLYSDKILAGDVNAPQANSFPLYISQPGSFGIGINRAGQTESWEIYHSQNGDLNLYYNGSNLGKFDHTSGAYTQLSDMREKENVKSLNTVLPSIMNLEPVSYNYIHDESREKENIGLLAQQVYKIFPQAVSKSMNDKTGEDIYMLDYSALSVLAIKAIQEQENRIQTLEQKVDQLLKMIEKSK